The DNA segment GGTCTTCGTGCGGACGGTCTTTCCATCAATGATTTCGGTTTTGTACCAGCGGTCTTGGATGTGGCCTGCCACGGGGGGCTCCTGGGCGTGATGGGGCAGGGGCACGACTGGTATCCGGTCGTGCCCCTGAAGGCTGGGATGGGTTATGCGGCGATGTCGTCGTCTGTGGCGAGGCTGTTGACCCAATCGCGGACGGCGCGGGGGTCGTAACGCAGGTGCCGGCCGATGCGGATGGCGGGTGGGCCGATGCGCTTCTTGCGCCAGGCGTAGACGGTTTCGACGCTCGGGAGGCTGAACATTGCGGCCAGGTCTTCGGGTGTGAGGTAGCGGTCCGGGAGGCCGTCCCGGAGGGTGGTGCGGGGGTCGGGTGCTGGGGTGTGGTTGGTGGTCACCGGGGCTCCTGCGGGACGGTGGGGCCGGTTTCCCGTGACAGAACTGACAGAAATCGTGGATGTGGGGTCTGGCCTGCGGTTTTGTCGTCTGGGGGGCTCGTGACAGAAATCGCGGAAAATCTGACAGAAATAGCTGCGGGGTATTTCTGTCACGCACCGTCCGCTGGAGGGCGCGTGGTGGGTGCCGTATTTCTGTCGGACTTCTTTTGATTTCTGTCACGGAGTCCGAAACGGGTATCACCGCAGGTCAGAGGCCGTTCCAGCGATTTCTGTCAGTTCTGTCAGCGGGTTGGGGTTTTCCGTCACGCGCTGGTGAGCGGCGGGGCGGTACTCGGGTGGCTGTCGTAGCGGGGCGAGGGGGGCCGCCCGCGTCCGCTGCGTGGGGGTTGGGGCTGTTGGCGGACCCATCCGTGTTCTTCGAGGAGGGTCAGGGCGGGGTCCAGGTCGGCCATGGCGGGGAAGTCCCCGCGGGAGAGGCCCCGGAAGAGTTCTCGCTTGGTGAACCCGGTGAGCCGCTGGTCCTTGAGGTGGGCGAGGACTTGGTGGGCGGCTTCTTGTGCGGGGTCGGCGCCCATGGCGTCGAAGACTTCGAGGGCGTGGGCGGTGAAGTAGTCGCCCAGCTCGGTCGCGGCGGCCATGGTGGCTGCTTCGATGGGCAGCGTCCATCCGTTGTCGGGGTGGGTGGCGAGGTGGAGCAGTCCGGCGATGCGGGCGACTGCTCCGTCTCGTTTGGAGGCCCATTTCACGACGGGGGCGAGGGTGCCGCCTTTGCCGAGCCTGGATTCGGTGACCTTCTGGTAGGCGAGCA comes from the Streptomyces sp. NBC_01471 genome and includes:
- a CDS encoding helix-turn-helix transcriptional regulator; this translates as MTTNHTPAPDPRTTLRDGLPDRYLTPEDLAAMFSLPSVETVYAWRKKRIGPPAIRIGRHLRYDPRAVRDWVNSLATDDDIAA